A genomic segment from Cumulibacter soli encodes:
- a CDS encoding polyprenyl synthetase family protein, whose protein sequence is MPSAVGGSSRIVAGVEFGDERIAQSLRSGLERVETMLMQACSSDDLTLDQAAKHLAQAGGKRFRPLLVLLASQLGRPGSVDVDKAAVVVELTHLATLYHDDVMDEAEIRRGAMSANARWDNSIAILAGDYLFAAASILVAELGPEAVRIQAETFQRLVTGQIQETVAAPEGVDPIDRYLQVLAGKTGSLIATSGRFGAMFAGASPDIVTAMTEFGEAIGMAFQLSDDLIDITSEEEDLGKATGTDLREGVHTLPMLFTLADPSSDERLRALLQSGPLTEDAPHREALELLRNSHGMSQAREVLGQYVERARAQLALLPEGVPRESLEALVDFMQTRSN, encoded by the coding sequence ATGCCCTCTGCCGTGGGTGGTTCGAGCCGCATCGTCGCCGGAGTTGAGTTCGGCGACGAGCGGATCGCCCAGTCGTTGCGTTCGGGGCTGGAACGCGTCGAGACGATGTTGATGCAGGCCTGCTCTAGCGACGATTTGACGCTGGACCAGGCGGCCAAGCACCTCGCCCAGGCAGGCGGTAAGCGGTTCCGGCCGCTGTTGGTGCTGCTCGCGTCGCAACTGGGTAGGCCGGGCAGCGTAGACGTCGATAAGGCCGCGGTAGTGGTCGAACTGACCCACCTGGCCACGCTCTATCACGACGACGTGATGGACGAGGCCGAGATCCGCCGCGGCGCGATGAGCGCGAACGCGCGCTGGGACAACAGCATCGCCATCCTCGCCGGCGATTACCTGTTCGCCGCCGCTTCGATCCTGGTCGCTGAACTCGGACCGGAGGCAGTCCGGATCCAAGCGGAAACCTTCCAGCGGTTGGTGACCGGGCAGATCCAGGAGACGGTGGCCGCTCCCGAAGGCGTCGATCCGATCGACCGCTACCTTCAGGTGCTCGCCGGCAAGACCGGCTCGTTGATCGCGACGTCCGGTCGGTTCGGTGCGATGTTCGCCGGAGCGTCACCGGACATTGTCACGGCGATGACCGAGTTCGGTGAGGCCATCGGTATGGCGTTCCAACTCTCGGATGACCTGATCGACATCACTTCCGAGGAGGAGGATCTCGGGAAGGCGACCGGCACGGACCTGCGCGAGGGTGTGCATACGTTGCCGATGTTGTTTACCTTGGCTGATCCGTCAAGCGATGAACGGTTGCGGGCCCTGCTGCAGTCCGGACCGCTTACCGAGGACGCACCGCACCGCGAAGCGCTTGAGCTACTGCGTAACTCACATGGAATGTCGCAGGCGCGTGAAGTGCTGGGGCAGTACGTCGAACGGGCCCGCGCGCAACTCGCTTTGTTGCCCGAAGGCGTCCCGCGTGAATCGCTGGAGGCGCTCGTCGACTTCATGCAGACCCGCTCCAATTAG
- a CDS encoding NADH-quinone oxidoreductase subunit J: MTELTTILANAPGVMSSGETALFYVMAPVAVLGAIGMLFSRNAIHSALWLVATMLSLGVFYMAQMGPFLGVTQIIVYTGAIMILFVFVLMMVGRDASDSLIETLRGQRAYAAWFGVGFASLVGVVVYKSTHGVPSLGLNDATAAAGGNVEGLAALIFTDYLFAFELTGALLITATVGAMVLAHIERGKPKGQKARALERFASDAPHPLAGPGVFATSHSVATPALLPDGTIAPESQSTGVEMLPMSRGHLIGRASDGTLRQVKTTTQEGQDA, encoded by the coding sequence ATGACCGAACTGACGACCATCCTGGCGAACGCGCCGGGGGTGATGTCCAGCGGCGAGACGGCGCTGTTCTACGTAATGGCGCCGGTCGCGGTGCTCGGCGCGATCGGGATGCTGTTCTCCCGCAACGCGATCCATTCGGCGCTGTGGCTGGTCGCGACGATGCTCAGCCTGGGCGTGTTCTACATGGCGCAGATGGGACCGTTCCTCGGGGTCACCCAGATCATCGTCTACACGGGCGCGATCATGATTCTGTTCGTGTTCGTGCTGATGATGGTCGGGCGCGACGCGTCCGACTCGCTGATCGAGACGTTGCGCGGACAACGCGCGTACGCCGCGTGGTTCGGCGTGGGCTTCGCCAGCCTGGTGGGCGTGGTCGTCTACAAGTCCACGCACGGTGTGCCCTCGCTCGGCCTCAATGACGCGACCGCTGCCGCCGGCGGAAACGTCGAGGGGCTCGCCGCGCTGATCTTCACCGATTACCTGTTCGCGTTCGAACTGACGGGCGCGTTGCTGATTACCGCCACCGTCGGCGCGATGGTGCTCGCACACATCGAGCGCGGCAAGCCCAAGGGACAGAAGGCGCGTGCGCTGGAGCGGTTCGCATCCGATGCGCCACATCCGCTCGCCGGACCGGGCGTATTCGCGACCTCACACTCGGTCGCTACGCCGGCCTTGCTGCCTGACGGCACGATTGCCCCGGAGAGCCAGTCCACCGGCGTTGAAATGCTGCCGATGTCCCGAGGACACCTGATCGGCCGTGCATCTGATGGCACGCTGCGGCAGGTCAAGACCACCACGCAGGAAGGGCAGGACGCGTGA
- a CDS encoding NADH-quinone oxidoreductase subunit M, which translates to MSNFPFLFLLILLPLLGAIVVAVVGRDEAGEQIAKKAAVGFALLELLIAIAMVLTFDADGARLQFTSSVGWIDSLGVSFSLGVDGIALLMILLTTILVPIVMIASWKRRSLGDDINQPGDDEDSIPAVGNQARYFAWILVLQVFMIGVFAATDVFLFYVFFEAMLIPTYFLIGGYGASRRRAAAMKFIIYSLVGGLVMLASVIGLYVVSKDQLGEATFSWEALSQLELSSTTQTWLFLGFFIALAIKAPLVPLHTWLPASGGAGPIGTTVLLVGILDKVGTYGFLRYCLGLFPDASRDLAPLVLVLAVIGIFYAAFQAIGQDDVKKLVTYTSIAHFGYIALGIFAFTTQSLAGAVLYMFNHGISTGLLLLAVGMIIARGRSRKISDYGGVFRVAPWLAGITFIAGLAGLALPGTNSFVSEFLVLIGSYGREPVFTILATIGIVWAALYILWLVQRMLHGPARGVVPNTDDDLDHDAVIDEEVLESDAGVAVKERTKKSVRQRAFGDLTARESWVLGPLVAIVFILGFYPQPVLDIINPAVEQTLQTDVGIDNPGAPVNASANGDGK; encoded by the coding sequence GTGAGCAACTTTCCTTTCCTCTTCCTGCTGATCCTGCTGCCGTTACTCGGCGCGATCGTGGTGGCCGTGGTCGGCCGCGACGAGGCGGGGGAGCAGATTGCCAAGAAGGCAGCCGTCGGTTTCGCGCTGCTAGAACTGTTGATCGCCATCGCGATGGTCCTCACCTTCGACGCCGACGGTGCACGACTGCAGTTCACCTCCAGCGTCGGTTGGATCGACTCGCTCGGCGTCAGTTTCTCGCTCGGTGTCGATGGCATCGCGCTGCTGATGATCTTGCTGACCACGATCCTGGTGCCGATCGTGATGATCGCATCGTGGAAGCGTCGCTCGCTCGGCGATGACATCAACCAGCCCGGCGACGATGAAGACTCGATCCCGGCCGTCGGTAACCAGGCCCGGTACTTCGCCTGGATCCTGGTGCTGCAGGTCTTCATGATCGGCGTGTTCGCCGCGACCGACGTGTTCCTGTTCTACGTCTTCTTCGAAGCGATGCTGATTCCGACGTACTTCCTGATCGGTGGGTACGGCGCATCGCGTCGTCGCGCCGCCGCGATGAAGTTCATCATCTACAGCCTCGTCGGTGGTCTGGTGATGCTGGCCAGCGTCATCGGCCTGTACGTCGTGAGCAAGGATCAGCTGGGGGAGGCGACCTTCTCCTGGGAGGCGCTGAGCCAACTGGAGTTGTCCAGCACGACACAGACCTGGCTGTTCCTCGGCTTCTTCATTGCGCTAGCAATCAAGGCACCACTGGTACCGCTGCACACCTGGCTGCCGGCCTCCGGCGGTGCAGGCCCGATCGGCACCACCGTGCTGCTGGTCGGCATCCTGGACAAGGTCGGCACCTACGGCTTCCTGCGCTACTGTCTCGGACTGTTCCCGGACGCATCGCGTGATCTGGCGCCGCTGGTACTGGTGCTGGCAGTGATCGGCATCTTCTACGCCGCGTTCCAGGCGATCGGGCAGGACGACGTGAAGAAACTCGTCACCTACACCTCGATCGCGCACTTCGGCTATATCGCGTTGGGCATCTTCGCGTTCACCACGCAGTCGTTGGCCGGCGCCGTGCTGTACATGTTCAACCACGGCATCTCCACCGGCCTGTTGCTCCTCGCGGTCGGCATGATCATCGCCCGCGGTCGCAGCCGCAAGATCTCCGATTACGGTGGCGTGTTCCGAGTGGCCCCTTGGCTGGCTGGCATCACCTTCATCGCCGGTCTCGCTGGCCTTGCGTTGCCAGGTACGAACTCGTTCGTATCGGAGTTCCTGGTGTTGATCGGCTCGTACGGCCGTGAGCCGGTGTTCACGATTCTGGCGACCATCGGCATCGTGTGGGCCGCGCTGTACATTCTGTGGCTCGTCCAGCGGATGCTGCACGGACCCGCCCGCGGAGTCGTGCCGAACACGGACGACGACCTCGATCACGATGCCGTCATCGATGAGGAAGTCCTGGAGTCCGACGCCGGTGTCGCGGTGAAGGAGCGGACCAAGAAGTCGGTTCGTCAACGCGCGTTCGGTGACCTGACGGCGCGCGAGTCGTGGGTCCTGGGCCCCTTGGTCGCGATCGTGTTCATTCTGGGCTTCTACCCGCAGCCGGTGTTGGACATCATCAACCCTGCGGTTGAGCAGACCCTGCAGACCGATGTCGGTATCGATAATCCGGGCGCCCCCGTCAACGCGTCCGCGAACGGAGACGGCAAGTGA
- the nuoN gene encoding NADH-quinone oxidoreductase subunit NuoN, which produces MNHLAAIELPSIAYSALSPILIMLAAACIGVLVEAFAPRAARFPSQVGLSVVAIFAALIAIFAERSTHTLTLGRAIAIDAPALLSMAALLVFGLLATMLYADRSLDKVGNNRVSHFVAEAALPVGSRADRALLASQRVQTEVFPLSLFAIAGMMIFVASNNLIVMFIALEVFSLPLYLIAGLNRRRRLLSQEAAVKYFLLGSFGSGFFIYGIALIYGYAGSVDLRDIFSETTNNFGQDPLMLIGLGLLLVGLFFKAGIAPFHQWTPDVYQGSPTPIAGFMSAATKLAAFVALLRVLYIGYTAVPTQWQPVLAAFAIVSMLVGGLFGIAQTDLKRMLAYSSIAHAGFILVAVLANTESGVSAVMFYIITYGLSSIAAFACVSLVRRQDGESSRLSDWKGMGRRKPLLAGIMTILMLSMTGIPLTAGFIGKFQAFSAAIEADYAWLVVVALLLSAVTAVFYLRLIVLMYFHAPEEDVALIEEPGTSTDVVIWVTTALTVLFGVFPGPLLDLVAKATQFVG; this is translated from the coding sequence GTGAACCACCTAGCCGCGATTGAGCTCCCGTCGATCGCATACTCGGCGCTGTCGCCGATATTGATCATGCTGGCTGCCGCGTGCATCGGCGTCCTCGTGGAGGCGTTCGCACCGCGTGCGGCGCGATTCCCATCGCAGGTCGGCCTCAGCGTCGTGGCGATTTTCGCCGCGTTGATCGCCATCTTTGCCGAGCGCTCCACGCATACGTTGACCCTTGGCCGCGCGATTGCGATCGATGCGCCCGCGCTGCTGAGTATGGCTGCGTTGCTGGTGTTCGGCCTGTTGGCGACCATGCTCTACGCGGACCGCAGCCTGGACAAGGTCGGCAATAACCGCGTGTCGCACTTCGTGGCTGAAGCCGCGCTGCCGGTCGGCTCCCGCGCCGATCGCGCGCTGCTGGCATCACAGCGCGTGCAAACCGAGGTCTTCCCGCTGTCGTTGTTCGCGATCGCGGGCATGATGATTTTCGTGGCGAGCAACAACTTGATCGTCATGTTCATCGCGCTCGAGGTCTTCTCGCTGCCGCTGTACCTGATCGCCGGGTTGAACCGTCGGCGCCGCCTGCTGTCGCAGGAGGCCGCGGTCAAGTACTTCCTGCTTGGCTCGTTCGGCTCCGGCTTCTTCATCTACGGCATCGCGCTGATCTACGGCTACGCCGGCTCGGTCGACCTGCGGGACATCTTCAGCGAAACGACCAACAACTTCGGGCAAGACCCGTTGATGCTGATCGGGTTGGGCTTACTGCTGGTCGGCTTGTTCTTCAAGGCGGGTATCGCGCCGTTCCATCAGTGGACGCCGGACGTCTACCAGGGCTCGCCGACCCCGATCGCGGGCTTCATGTCCGCGGCGACGAAGTTGGCCGCGTTCGTGGCGCTGCTGCGCGTGCTGTACATCGGGTACACCGCCGTACCCACGCAGTGGCAGCCCGTGTTGGCCGCGTTCGCCATCGTGTCGATGCTCGTCGGTGGTCTGTTCGGTATCGCGCAGACCGACCTCAAGCGGATGCTGGCGTACTCGTCGATCGCCCACGCCGGGTTCATCCTGGTCGCGGTGCTGGCCAACACCGAGTCCGGCGTGAGTGCCGTGATGTTCTACATCATCACCTACGGTCTGAGCTCGATCGCCGCATTCGCGTGCGTCAGCCTGGTCCGCCGCCAGGACGGCGAATCGTCGCGATTGTCTGACTGGAAGGGGATGGGTCGCCGCAAGCCGTTGCTGGCCGGCATCATGACCATCCTGATGCTGTCGATGACCGGTATCCCGTTGACCGCCGGCTTCATCGGTAAGTTCCAGGCATTCAGCGCCGCGATCGAGGCCGACTACGCCTGGCTGGTCGTTGTCGCGCTGCTGCTGAGCGCGGTGACTGCGGTGTTCTACCTGCGGTTGATCGTGCTGATGTACTTCCATGCGCCGGAAGAGGACGTCGCACTCATCGAAGAGCCGGGTACCTCCACGGACGTCGTCATCTGGGTGACCACCGCGCTGACCGTGCTGTTCGGTGTGTTCCCCGGACCGCTGCTTGACCTGGTGGCCAAGGCCACGCAGTTCGTGGGCTAG
- the nuoI gene encoding NADH-quinone oxidoreductase subunit NuoI: MAKSFLPGPLQGFGLTFTTMFRKRATLKYPEVKVDVQPRYHGRHVLNRHPDGLEKCVGCELCAWACPADAIYVEGGDNTDEQRFSPGERYGKIYQINYLRCIGCGLCIEACPTRSLTMSNDYELANDNRQDLIWTKEDLLAPLLPGMEQPPHPMRLGEDEKDYYVNGPELLRDFENGSLRTQEESAK; this comes from the coding sequence ATGGCTAAGAGCTTCCTGCCCGGCCCCCTGCAGGGTTTCGGGCTGACCTTCACGACCATGTTCCGTAAGCGTGCGACGCTGAAATACCCGGAAGTCAAGGTTGACGTTCAGCCGCGCTATCACGGCCGGCACGTACTCAATCGTCACCCGGACGGCCTGGAGAAGTGCGTCGGTTGCGAGTTGTGCGCATGGGCTTGCCCCGCTGACGCGATCTACGTCGAAGGTGGCGACAACACCGACGAGCAGCGCTTTTCGCCCGGTGAGCGCTACGGGAAGATCTACCAGATCAACTACCTGCGGTGCATCGGTTGTGGACTGTGCATCGAGGCGTGCCCGACACGTTCGCTGACCATGAGCAACGACTACGAACTCGCGAATGACAACCGTCAGGACCTCATCTGGACCAAGGAGGATCTGCTGGCCCCGCTGTTGCCGGGGATGGAGCAGCCACCGCATCCGATGCGCCTCGGCGAGGACGAGAAGGATTACTACGTGAACGGGCCGGAGTTACTGCGCGACTTCGAGAACGGCTCGTTGCGTACTCAGGAGGAGTCGGCTAAATGA
- a CDS encoding GNAT family N-acetyltransferase, with the protein MSWTTRPERPDDIRAIHRINAAAFEREDEADLVDALRADPGAWIGELSIVTVGQHDDVVGYALLTRCTVGGEPALALAPCAVAPTLQRTGAGSAAIRSGLSAAADLGENLVVVLGHAEYYPRFGFTPASGFGVSAPFDVPDDAFLALALDPDRATPRGPIVYADAFGI; encoded by the coding sequence ATGAGTTGGACTACGCGGCCCGAGCGGCCCGACGATATCCGGGCGATCCACCGCATCAACGCCGCAGCATTCGAGCGCGAGGACGAGGCTGACCTCGTGGACGCGCTCCGCGCAGACCCCGGCGCATGGATCGGCGAACTGTCGATCGTGACGGTCGGTCAGCACGACGACGTCGTGGGGTACGCGCTATTGACCCGCTGCACAGTGGGCGGTGAACCGGCACTCGCGCTCGCTCCGTGCGCGGTCGCGCCGACACTGCAACGCACCGGTGCCGGGTCCGCCGCGATCCGCTCTGGCTTGTCGGCTGCCGCAGACCTCGGCGAGAACCTGGTCGTCGTACTCGGGCACGCCGAGTACTACCCGCGGTTCGGGTTCACCCCGGCGTCCGGCTTCGGCGTGAGCGCGCCTTTCGACGTACCAGATGATGCATTCCTCGCGTTGGCGCTCGATCCCGACCGCGCCACTCCTCGTGGGCCGATTGTGTACGCCGACGCCTTCGGAATTTGA
- the nuoH gene encoding NADH-quinone oxidoreductase subunit NuoH, with protein sequence MYSLAAALPADVPTLEDFGHDPFWITLIKAVGVFVLLVLIVLAMIVWERKLIGYMQNRTGPNRNSPWALLQSLFDGIKLAFKEEVIPKMADKPVYWIAPVIVAVPAYMAFSVIPVGPMVSMFGEQTPLQLTDTPVGVLVILACASVGAYGIILAGWSSGSTYPLIGGLRSTAQIISYEIAMGLAIVGVFMWAGTMSTSEIVAAQGIRGWFFWMLPISCILYVIAMVGETNRAPFDLAEAESELVGGFHTEYSSMKFAMFFLAEYINMATVSALATTMFFGGWRAPFWIDTFWEGANSGWWPMLWFLGKTALFLSFFVWLRGALPRMRYDQFMALGWKVLIPAALAWTMFLGLIRTGMLQNGDKMPTWGWIASGIFAVLVIAGAVLYFKRPEKPIDNINANPAFPIPPMNLAVPGARPTSGGRTPRVSGRTSSGAISAKESSDG encoded by the coding sequence ATGTACTCGCTCGCTGCTGCACTGCCGGCGGACGTACCCACCCTTGAGGATTTCGGGCACGATCCGTTCTGGATCACGCTGATCAAGGCTGTCGGCGTTTTCGTGCTGCTGGTGCTGATCGTGTTGGCGATGATCGTGTGGGAACGCAAGCTCATCGGCTACATGCAGAACCGGACCGGACCGAACCGCAACAGCCCCTGGGCTCTGCTGCAGTCGCTGTTCGACGGCATCAAACTGGCCTTCAAGGAAGAGGTCATCCCCAAGATGGCCGACAAACCGGTGTACTGGATCGCGCCGGTGATCGTCGCGGTACCGGCATATATGGCGTTCTCGGTCATTCCGGTCGGCCCGATGGTGAGCATGTTCGGTGAACAGACGCCGCTGCAACTCACCGACACCCCGGTCGGCGTCCTGGTGATCCTCGCGTGCGCGTCGGTCGGCGCCTACGGCATCATCCTGGCCGGTTGGTCGTCCGGTTCGACCTATCCCTTGATCGGTGGTTTGCGCTCGACCGCGCAGATTATTTCTTACGAAATCGCGATGGGCTTGGCGATCGTCGGCGTCTTCATGTGGGCCGGCACCATGTCGACCTCGGAAATCGTTGCTGCGCAGGGGATCCGCGGTTGGTTCTTCTGGATGCTGCCAATCAGCTGCATCCTGTACGTGATCGCGATGGTGGGCGAGACCAACCGCGCGCCGTTCGACCTCGCCGAGGCCGAGTCCGAACTAGTCGGTGGCTTCCACACCGAGTACTCCTCGATGAAGTTCGCGATGTTCTTCCTCGCTGAGTACATCAATATGGCGACTGTGTCTGCGCTGGCGACGACGATGTTCTTCGGCGGGTGGCGAGCGCCGTTCTGGATAGACACGTTCTGGGAGGGCGCGAATTCCGGCTGGTGGCCGATGCTCTGGTTCCTGGGCAAGACCGCGCTGTTCCTGTCGTTCTTCGTTTGGCTGCGAGGCGCCCTGCCGCGTATGCGCTACGACCAGTTCATGGCGTTGGGCTGGAAGGTACTGATCCCGGCCGCTCTGGCGTGGACGATGTTCCTCGGTTTGATCCGCACCGGCATGCTGCAGAACGGCGACAAGATGCCGACCTGGGGCTGGATCGCTTCCGGAATCTTCGCCGTGCTGGTGATCGCGGGCGCCGTGCTCTACTTCAAGCGCCCGGAGAAACCGATCGACAACATCAACGCCAACCCCGCGTTCCCGATCCCGCCAATGAACCTCGCCGTGCCGGGCGCGCGGCCCACCAGCGGTGGGCGCACCCCCCGGGTGAGCGGTCGTACGTCGTCCGGCGCGATCTCAGCGAAGGAGTCCTCCGATGGCTAA
- the nuoK gene encoding NADH-quinone oxidoreductase subunit NuoK: MNPVAYLVLAAILFTLGTIGVLVRRNAIVVFMSIELMLNSANLTLVTFGRMHGQLEGQVMALFVMVVAAAEVVVGLAIIMAIFRTRRSASVDDANLLKY; encoded by the coding sequence GTGAACCCCGTCGCTTATCTGGTCCTCGCGGCCATCCTGTTCACGCTCGGCACGATCGGCGTGCTCGTCCGCCGAAACGCCATCGTGGTGTTCATGTCGATCGAGCTCATGCTCAATTCGGCGAACCTGACCCTGGTGACGTTCGGCCGCATGCATGGTCAGCTCGAAGGCCAGGTTATGGCGCTGTTCGTGATGGTGGTTGCCGCGGCGGAAGTCGTCGTGGGTCTGGCGATCATCATGGCCATCTTCCGTACCCGCCGTTCGGCCTCGGTCGACGATGCGAACTTGCTGAAGTACTAA
- the nuoL gene encoding NADH-quinone oxidoreductase subunit L, producing MTTSMNLAADQVDAVTAGAPFNLMWLLIALPAAGAIVLLLLGKRANAWGHLLGCAMPILSFALGLFLFFHLKGTDSRAQNLHMFTWTASGDLKIDAGLLLDPLSITFVLLITGVGSLIHIYSIGYMSHDPERRKFFAYLNLFVAAMLLLVLGNSYVALYFGWEGVGVASYLLISFWNKRPAAATAAKKAFIMNRVGDVGLAIAIFIMFTKVGSTQYADVFNSVGTLTGGLVTAIGLLLLLGACGKSGQVPLQAWLPDAMEGPTPVSALIHAATMVTAGVYLIARSNPIFDATDTARLVVTIVGAITLLYGCVAGCAYDDIKKVLAYSTVSQIGYMFLAVGLGPGVYALAIVHLVAHGFFKAGLFLGAGSVMHGMNDEVDMRKFGGLWKHMKITFVTFTLGYLALIGIPPLSGYFSKDPIIEAGFARGGVEGWLLGGAALLGAGLTAFYMTRLMCMTFFGKPRWDDDVHPHESPATMTVPMMILAIGSLGGGVWLAAVLPDWLATSLGAPIDLHHAMEESPIPSGVLLAITLVFIVGGVALGVLLFGPKREIPKVAPARVSPLVAAARANLYGDKFNEAVFEKPGLALTRASLWIEDHGVDGAVNGLSGGVGATSTRVRRIQNGAVRSYALSMLVGVVAVIIALLAVRFA from the coding sequence GTGACGACCTCTATGAATCTCGCCGCCGATCAGGTTGACGCGGTCACCGCGGGTGCACCGTTCAACCTCATGTGGCTGCTGATCGCGTTGCCGGCGGCCGGCGCTATCGTGCTGCTGTTGCTCGGCAAACGCGCGAACGCGTGGGGCCACCTGCTCGGTTGCGCTATGCCCATCCTGTCGTTCGCGCTCGGGCTGTTCCTCTTCTTCCACCTCAAGGGCACCGACTCGCGGGCGCAGAACCTGCACATGTTCACCTGGACGGCTTCGGGTGATCTCAAGATCGACGCCGGTCTCTTGCTCGATCCGCTGTCGATCACGTTCGTGCTGCTGATTACCGGTGTCGGATCGTTGATCCACATCTATTCGATCGGCTACATGAGCCATGACCCCGAACGCCGCAAGTTCTTCGCGTACTTGAATCTGTTCGTCGCCGCGATGTTGCTGCTGGTGCTCGGTAATTCCTACGTCGCGCTGTACTTCGGCTGGGAAGGCGTCGGTGTCGCCTCGTACCTGCTGATTTCGTTCTGGAACAAGCGTCCGGCTGCGGCTACCGCCGCGAAGAAGGCGTTCATCATGAACCGCGTCGGTGACGTCGGTCTGGCGATCGCCATCTTCATCATGTTCACCAAGGTTGGCAGCACTCAGTACGCCGACGTGTTCAACTCCGTCGGCACGCTCACCGGCGGACTGGTCACCGCGATCGGCCTGCTGCTGTTGCTCGGTGCTTGCGGCAAGTCCGGTCAGGTCCCGCTGCAAGCGTGGCTGCCGGACGCGATGGAAGGTCCGACTCCGGTGTCGGCGCTGATCCACGCGGCAACGATGGTGACCGCAGGCGTCTACCTGATCGCCCGCTCGAACCCGATCTTCGACGCGACCGATACGGCGCGCCTGGTCGTCACGATCGTGGGCGCCATCACGTTGCTGTATGGCTGCGTGGCCGGTTGTGCGTACGACGACATCAAGAAGGTGTTGGCGTACTCGACCGTCTCGCAGATCGGTTACATGTTCCTCGCTGTGGGTCTTGGCCCCGGCGTATACGCCCTGGCGATCGTGCACCTCGTCGCGCACGGCTTCTTCAAGGCCGGTCTGTTCCTCGGTGCCGGTTCGGTCATGCACGGCATGAACGACGAAGTGGACATGCGCAAGTTCGGCGGCTTGTGGAAGCACATGAAGATCACGTTCGTGACCTTCACGCTCGGCTACCTCGCGTTGATCGGCATTCCGCCGCTGTCGGGTTACTTCTCTAAGGACCCGATCATCGAGGCCGGGTTCGCACGCGGTGGGGTCGAAGGATGGCTGCTCGGCGGTGCGGCGCTGCTCGGCGCCGGTCTGACGGCGTTCTACATGACCCGACTGATGTGCATGACCTTCTTCGGTAAGCCACGGTGGGACGACGACGTCCACCCGCATGAGTCGCCCGCGACCATGACGGTTCCGATGATGATCCTGGCGATCGGCTCGCTCGGCGGTGGTGTGTGGCTGGCCGCGGTGCTGCCGGACTGGCTAGCTACCAGCCTGGGTGCTCCGATCGACCTGCACCATGCGATGGAGGAGAGCCCGATTCCGTCGGGCGTGTTGCTGGCCATCACGCTGGTCTTCATCGTCGGCGGTGTCGCACTGGGCGTCCTGCTCTTCGGCCCGAAGCGTGAGATCCCGAAGGTTGCCCCGGCGAGGGTCTCGCCACTGGTGGCCGCCGCTCGCGCCAACCTGTACGGCGACAAGTTCAACGAAGCGGTGTTCGAGAAGCCGGGCCTGGCGCTTACCCGCGCCTCGCTGTGGATCGAGGACCACGGTGTAGACGGCGCCGTCAACGGACTGTCGGGTGGCGTGGGCGCTACCTCGACGCGCGTACGCCGCATCCAGAACGGAGCGGTTCGTAGCTATGCATTGTCAATGCTCGTGGGCGTGGTCGCTGTGATCATCGCGCTACTGGCGGTGAGGTTCGCGTGA